A single window of Oncorhynchus clarkii lewisi isolate Uvic-CL-2024 chromosome 10, UVic_Ocla_1.0, whole genome shotgun sequence DNA harbors:
- the LOC139419593 gene encoding actin-binding protein WASF3-like isoform X1, with protein sequence MPLVKRNIEPRHLCRGGLPEGIGSELECVTNNTLSAIIRQLSSLSKHAEDVFGELFSEANTFYVRANGLQDRIDRLAVKVTQLDSTVEEVSLQDINMRKAFKSSTVQDQQVVSKSSTSNPVEDMYNTSDKPPSLSILSAYRDDHTDGMKFYTDPSYFFDLWKEKMLQDTEDKRKERRRQREQKRCVDGTLQREVKKVRKARNRRQEWNMMAFDKELRPDHRHPHSLHRGVSSEGSLSPESRYGHDLPDYPTAPGLPHSASNHALAHPYPPADIHESVEHEYHSIGVSYREGTLNRTHHSPPLHRSTERINGTMTLPPADYSIMEYYASSGPPPPPPAPLIPSAQTAFGSPMVSPTPLTGPRTGATGYGLPPLPPPGPRMIPPPPGPPPPPVPPAPPQLAGLCDGKRQDTQPRSDLLSAIRMGIQLKKVQEQQEQQAKREPVGNDVATILSRRIAVEYSDSEDDSELEENDWSD encoded by the exons ATGCCCCTGGTCAAGAGGAACATAGAGCCCCGGCACCTCTGTCGAGGGGGGCTGCCCGAGGGGATTGGCAGTGAGCTGGAGTGTGTCACCAACAACACCCTCTCTGCCATCATACGCCAGCTCAGCAGTCTAA GTAAACATGCGGAGGACGTCTTTGGAGAGCTTTTTAGTGAGGCTAACACATTTTATGTGCGTGCCAACGGTCTCCAAGACCGCATCGACCGCTTGGCTGTCAAGGTCACCCAGCTGGATTCCACTGTGGAGGAGG TCTCTCTGCAGGACATCAACATGCGCAAGGCATTTAAAAGCTCTACAGTCCAGGACCAGCAGGTGGTGTCCAAGAGCAGCACGTCCAACCCTGTGGAGGACATGTACAACACCAGCGACAAGCCTCCTTCTCTCAGCATTCTCTCTGCTTACAG AGATGACCACACCGATGGGATGAAGTTCTACACGGACCCATCCTACTTCTTTGACCTGTGGAAGGAGAAGATGCTGCAGGACACAGAGgacaagaggaaggagagaagaagacaaCGC gaGCAGAAGCGATGTGTTGACGGCACACTTCAGCGCGAGGTGAAGAAGGTTCGTAAAGCCAGAAACCGCCGTCAGGAGTGGAACATGATGGCGTTCGACAAAGAGCTCCGCCCAGACCACCGccaccctcactctctccaccGGGGGGTGTCGTCTGAGGGCTCCCTCTCCCCAGAGAGCAG ATATGGTCATGACCTGCCAGACTACCCAACTGCTCCAGGCCTTCCACATTCTGCATCCAACCATGCCCTGGCTCACCCTTACCCGCCTGCAGACATTCACGAGTCTGTAGAGCATGAGTACCACAGCATCGGAGTCAGTTACAGAGAAGGGACTCTCAACCGCACACACCACTCCCCACCTCTGCATCGCTCCACTGAGAGAATAAATGGCACTATGACGCTTCCACCTGCGGACTACAG tataatgGAGTACTATGCCAGTTCCGGACCACCAccccctcccccagcccctcTTATCCCATCCGCACAGACAGCCTTTGGCTCTCCCATGGTATCCCCCACCCCCCTTACTGGACCTAGGACAGGGGCCACAGGCTATGGTCTCCCACCCCTACCTCCCCCAGGACCTCGTATGATTCCACCTCCCCCAGGTCCCCCTCCACCACCAGTACCCCCTGCCCCACCCCAACTGGCAGGACTCTGTGACGGGAAGAGACAGGACACCCAGCCTCGAAGTGACCTTCTGTCAGCTATTCGCATGG GCATCCAGTTGAAAAAGGTGcaggagcagcaggagcagcaggctAAGCGGGAGCCTGTGGGGAACGATGTGGCCACCATCCTGTCCCGTCGCATCGCAGTGGAGTACAGCGACTCGGAGGATGACTCCGAACTGGAAGAGAACGACTGGTCCGACTGA
- the LOC139419593 gene encoding actin-binding protein WASF3-like isoform X2: protein MPLVKRNIEPRHLCRGGLPEGIGSELECVTNNTLSAIIRQLSSLISLQDINMRKAFKSSTVQDQQVVSKSSTSNPVEDMYNTSDKPPSLSILSAYRDDHTDGMKFYTDPSYFFDLWKEKMLQDTEDKRKERRRQREQKRCVDGTLQREVKKVRKARNRRQEWNMMAFDKELRPDHRHPHSLHRGVSSEGSLSPESRYGHDLPDYPTAPGLPHSASNHALAHPYPPADIHESVEHEYHSIGVSYREGTLNRTHHSPPLHRSTERINGTMTLPPADYSIMEYYASSGPPPPPPAPLIPSAQTAFGSPMVSPTPLTGPRTGATGYGLPPLPPPGPRMIPPPPGPPPPPVPPAPPQLAGLCDGKRQDTQPRSDLLSAIRMGIQLKKVQEQQEQQAKREPVGNDVATILSRRIAVEYSDSEDDSELEENDWSD from the exons ATGCCCCTGGTCAAGAGGAACATAGAGCCCCGGCACCTCTGTCGAGGGGGGCTGCCCGAGGGGATTGGCAGTGAGCTGGAGTGTGTCACCAACAACACCCTCTCTGCCATCATACGCCAGCTCAGCAGTCTAA TCTCTCTGCAGGACATCAACATGCGCAAGGCATTTAAAAGCTCTACAGTCCAGGACCAGCAGGTGGTGTCCAAGAGCAGCACGTCCAACCCTGTGGAGGACATGTACAACACCAGCGACAAGCCTCCTTCTCTCAGCATTCTCTCTGCTTACAG AGATGACCACACCGATGGGATGAAGTTCTACACGGACCCATCCTACTTCTTTGACCTGTGGAAGGAGAAGATGCTGCAGGACACAGAGgacaagaggaaggagagaagaagacaaCGC gaGCAGAAGCGATGTGTTGACGGCACACTTCAGCGCGAGGTGAAGAAGGTTCGTAAAGCCAGAAACCGCCGTCAGGAGTGGAACATGATGGCGTTCGACAAAGAGCTCCGCCCAGACCACCGccaccctcactctctccaccGGGGGGTGTCGTCTGAGGGCTCCCTCTCCCCAGAGAGCAG ATATGGTCATGACCTGCCAGACTACCCAACTGCTCCAGGCCTTCCACATTCTGCATCCAACCATGCCCTGGCTCACCCTTACCCGCCTGCAGACATTCACGAGTCTGTAGAGCATGAGTACCACAGCATCGGAGTCAGTTACAGAGAAGGGACTCTCAACCGCACACACCACTCCCCACCTCTGCATCGCTCCACTGAGAGAATAAATGGCACTATGACGCTTCCACCTGCGGACTACAG tataatgGAGTACTATGCCAGTTCCGGACCACCAccccctcccccagcccctcTTATCCCATCCGCACAGACAGCCTTTGGCTCTCCCATGGTATCCCCCACCCCCCTTACTGGACCTAGGACAGGGGCCACAGGCTATGGTCTCCCACCCCTACCTCCCCCAGGACCTCGTATGATTCCACCTCCCCCAGGTCCCCCTCCACCACCAGTACCCCCTGCCCCACCCCAACTGGCAGGACTCTGTGACGGGAAGAGACAGGACACCCAGCCTCGAAGTGACCTTCTGTCAGCTATTCGCATGG GCATCCAGTTGAAAAAGGTGcaggagcagcaggagcagcaggctAAGCGGGAGCCTGTGGGGAACGATGTGGCCACCATCCTGTCCCGTCGCATCGCAGTGGAGTACAGCGACTCGGAGGATGACTCCGAACTGGAAGAGAACGACTGGTCCGACTGA